In one Nomascus leucogenys isolate Asia chromosome 13, Asia_NLE_v1, whole genome shotgun sequence genomic region, the following are encoded:
- the LOC101177026 gene encoding olfactory receptor 9A4 produces MFINYSSATEFYLLGFPGSEELHHILFTIFFFFYLVTLMENTVIIVIVCVDKRLQSPMYFFLGHLSALEILVTTIIVPVMLWGLLLPGMQTISLSACVVQLFLYLAVGTTEFALLGAMAVDHYVAVCNPLRYNIIMNRHTCNFVVLVSWLFGFLFQIWPVYVMFQLTYCKSNVVNNFFCDRGQLLKLSCNNTLFTEFILFLMAVFVLFGSLIPTIVSYTYIISTILKIPSSSGWRKSFSTCASHFTCVVIGYGSCLFLYVKPKQTQAADYNRVVSLMVSVVTPFLNPFIFHPQK; encoded by the coding sequence ATGTTCATAAATTACTCTAGTGCCACTGAATTTTATCTCCTTGGCTTCCCTGGCTCTGAAGAACTACATCATATCCTTTTTactatattcttctttttctacttgGTGACATTAATGGAAAACACGGTCATCATCGTGATTGTCTGTGTGGATAAACGTCTGCAGTCCCCCATGTATTTCTTCCTCGGCCACCTCTCTGCCCTAGAGATCCTGGTCACAACCATAATTGTCCCCGTGATGCTTTGGGGATTGCTGCTTCCTGGGATGCAGACAATATCTTTGTCTGCCTGTGTTGTCCAGCTGTTCCTGTACCTTGCTGTGGGGACAACGGAGTTTGCATTACTTGGAGCAATGGCTGTGGACCATTATGTGGCTGTCTGTAACCCTCTGAGGTACAACATCATTATGAACAGACACACCTGCAACTTTGTGGTTCTTGTGTCATGGCTGTTTGggtttctttttcaaatctggCCGGTCTATGTCATGTTTCAGCTTACTTACTGCAAATCAAATGTGGTGAACAATTTTTTCTGTGACCGAGGGCAATTGCTCAAACTATCCTGCAATAATACTCTTTTCACGGAGTTTATCCTCTTCTTAATGGCtgtttttgttctctttggttcTTTGATCCCTACAATTGTCTCCTACACCTACATCATCTCCACCATTCTCAAGATCCCGTCATCCTCTGGCTGGAGGAAATCCTTCTCCACTTGTGCCTCCCACTTCACCTGTGTTGTGATTGGCTATGGCAGCTGCTTGTTTCTCTACGTGAAACCCAAGCAAACACAGGCAGCTGATTACAATCGGGTAGTTTCCCTGATGGTTTCAGTAGTAACTCCTTTCCTCAATCCTTTCATCTTTCACCCTCAGAAATGA